The Moraxella osloensis genome contains a region encoding:
- a CDS encoding nitroreductase family protein, whose product MTNSAILDFIKSRRSIGNLVAPAPTHAQVEQAIEVALSAPDHKDLNPYRFIVLEKQALNNLGTALKNAAIAQGETDEKTLNKAENMPLRAPMIIACVTDFKSHDKVPHWEQVAASSCAVQNLLLALSAQGFATVWRTGPLANAPEVKRYFNVTDDNQVIAFVYVGTAVSTMPPRSKIDVTPFIVYDNGTNQRLS is encoded by the coding sequence ATGACAAATTCAGCAATTTTAGACTTTATCAAATCACGCCGTTCAATCGGCAATCTTGTCGCCCCTGCGCCCACTCATGCACAAGTCGAACAAGCGATTGAAGTCGCCCTATCTGCCCCCGATCACAAGGATTTAAACCCGTACCGTTTTATCGTACTTGAAAAGCAAGCGCTCAACAACTTAGGCACGGCGTTAAAAAATGCCGCGATAGCACAAGGTGAAACTGACGAGAAAACCCTCAACAAAGCCGAAAACATGCCGCTGCGTGCGCCGATGATTATCGCCTGTGTCACCGACTTTAAATCCCATGATAAAGTCCCCCATTGGGAACAAGTAGCAGCAAGTAGTTGTGCCGTGCAAAATCTCCTGCTTGCCTTGTCGGCACAAGGGTTTGCCACCGTCTGGCGCACCGGGCCACTGGCCAATGCGCCTGAGGTCAAACGGTACTTTAATGTAACCGATGATAACCAAGTCATTGCCTTTGTCTATGTTGGCACAGCCGTGTCGACCATGCCACCGCGTTCTAAGATAGACGTCACACCATTTATTGTTTATGATAATGGCACAAACCAACGGCTAAGCTAG
- the zapE gene encoding cell division protein ZapE has product MPHSNLRPLQRYELALKSGEFSEDAQQRAAMTYLDNVYEQIMDNRAKQRGLFSFLRRTEPPKGLYMWGGVGRGKTWMMDMFFESVPADNKMRQHFHHFMKRVHAELNKLQGQPDPLQKVADIIHNEADVICFDEFFVSNVSDAMILGDLFTMLFKKGITLVATSNIVPNGLYKNGIHRDRFLPAIAEVEKNCTVMNIDSGIDYRLRVLQQAELYVSPLTKENIHWLANRFTALSNNQHIIQDPIHINGRDIAIKGRTENTLYIDFRALCMQPRSASDFIEIANEFSTVLIDDVPALNDVIADPTRRFIYLVDEFYDRRVKLLVRAEQPILQLYDGQKLAFEIERTRSRLLEMQSEEYLKAEHRLDEIKKEDMTI; this is encoded by the coding sequence ATGCCTCACTCAAATTTACGACCCTTACAACGCTATGAGCTTGCGCTAAAATCTGGTGAGTTTAGCGAAGATGCACAGCAGCGCGCTGCGATGACTTATTTGGACAATGTCTATGAACAAATCATGGACAATCGCGCCAAACAACGTGGGCTGTTTAGCTTTTTAAGACGTACTGAGCCGCCCAAAGGGCTATATATGTGGGGCGGCGTGGGTCGTGGTAAGACTTGGATGATGGATATGTTTTTTGAGTCGGTGCCCGCCGACAACAAAATGCGCCAGCACTTTCATCACTTTATGAAACGGGTGCACGCCGAGCTCAACAAGCTACAAGGTCAACCAGACCCGCTACAGAAAGTCGCCGATATCATCCATAATGAAGCGGATGTGATTTGTTTTGATGAATTTTTTGTCTCCAATGTCTCCGATGCGATGATTTTGGGTGATTTGTTTACCATGCTATTTAAAAAAGGCATCACCTTGGTTGCCACATCAAACATCGTGCCAAATGGCTTATATAAAAATGGTATTCACCGTGACCGTTTTTTACCTGCCATTGCCGAAGTTGAAAAAAATTGTACGGTTATGAACATTGACAGTGGCATCGACTACCGTCTGCGCGTATTGCAGCAAGCCGAACTTTACGTGTCTCCGTTGACCAAAGAAAACATCCACTGGCTTGCCAACCGCTTTACCGCGCTAAGCAACAACCAACACATTATACAAGACCCCATTCATATCAATGGTCGTGATATCGCCATCAAAGGTCGCACCGAAAACACCTTGTACATTGATTTTCGGGCATTATGTATGCAGCCGCGCTCAGCCAGCGACTTTATTGAAATTGCTAATGAGTTTAGTACCGTACTTATCGATGATGTGCCCGCGCTTAATGATGTGATTGCCGACCCCACTCGAAGGTTTATCTATCTGGTCGATGAGTTTTATGATCGCCGCGTCAAGCTTTTGGTACGTGCAGAACAGCCAATTTTACAACTGTATGATGGGCAAAAATTGGCGTTTGAAATTGAGCGTACGCGGTCACGGCTGTTAGAGATGCAATCAGAAGAATATCTCAAAGCAGAACATCGTTTGGATGAGATAAAAAAAGAAGATATGACTATTTAA
- a CDS encoding alpha/beta hydrolase, with product MRSPAHSQSTHSQLIDAPCGKLEVDALWQADSTGAANPNAASVERVAILCHPNPLQEGTMMNKVVTTMYRFARDQNMHVVRFNFRGVGQSTGEYGNVTGEIEDALTVLQWIHSQTEARKLWIGGFSFGGFVAAKLAQLVNEQSAFLGVDDFDITDLALIAPSIEKNDTSDLLLPTAQTFMIYGANDEVIAPSSLQQFGENFGIQTHIIDDTGHFFHGKLGELKQLLEALSSK from the coding sequence ATGCGCTCACCTGCCCACTCACAATCAACCCATTCGCAATTAATAGATGCCCCTTGCGGCAAGCTTGAAGTTGACGCGCTTTGGCAAGCTGACTCAACGGGCGCTGCCAACCCAAATGCCGCGTCAGTTGAGCGTGTTGCCATTCTTTGTCACCCAAACCCATTGCAAGAAGGCACGATGATGAATAAAGTGGTGACCACCATGTATCGTTTTGCCCGCGACCAAAACATGCATGTGGTACGCTTTAATTTTCGCGGTGTGGGTCAGTCAACGGGCGAGTATGGCAATGTCACAGGTGAAATCGAAGACGCCTTAACCGTACTTCAATGGATTCATAGCCAAACCGAGGCGCGCAAGCTATGGATTGGCGGATTTTCGTTTGGCGGATTTGTTGCTGCCAAACTTGCTCAGCTTGTCAATGAACAAAGTGCATTTTTGGGCGTGGATGATTTTGACATCACGGATTTGGCATTGATTGCCCCTTCTATTGAAAAAAACGACACCTCAGATTTGCTACTGCCCACCGCGCAAACCTTTATGATTTATGGTGCGAATGATGAAGTGATTGCGCCAAGCTCGCTACAACAATTTGGGGAAAACTTTGGTATTCAAACGCACATCATTGACGATACAGGGCACTTTTTTCATGGTAAATTAGGGGAATTAAAACAGCTGCTTGAAGCGTTAAGTAGCAAATAA
- the ppc gene encoding phosphoenolpyruvate carboxylase has protein sequence MSQTNANPAENEKSLVSPHVLSLNPLNSHPSNTALVELIDNDKDSPLLADTQLLSRVLITVVEQQTSEPVKQTINKLLNGEDPQQTIQAILPTLNHQQRKNLIRACGLFAQVFNIAEDMHHERRRLAHEQDESASKSSFAHVIDELKAQGIDSDELQAQLDDTYISAVLTAHPTEVQRQTILSLRRQIRALLEQYHTAIGYQRHRIEQQLEATLLSQWQTNETRHFKITVKDEIDNGIAYFDLSFFEALPNLYRKLDYQLKERFPDTDMPNLLNIGGWIGGDRDGNPFVSADTLRYAFKRQAATVFYFYRDQLGKLYQELPLSIRHVKVSDAVLALSEQSKEDNISREEEPYRRAIGFISSRLVATSHTFDLSYGCRFGLSEPYADCDEFLDDLYVVYQSLVDNGSELLANERLTDIIRAVEVFGFYLMPLDLRQFSGIHAETVHDLFKHADLEDYLSLSESARQRVLLRELATARPLYNPYITYEPQTQRELEIFQAAADIKNRFGDKAITQSIISNAEQVSDLLALALLLKESGLLLVKDGVPMSRINIVPLFETIEALQNSTRIMSELLDKPWYKSVLASRDNLQEIMLGYSDSNKDGGYVTSQWSLYQAEIQLVEMAEKYGIQLRLFHGRGGSVGRGGGPSFEAILAQPEGSVDGQIRITEQGEVITAKYADAGNAERNLETLIAATLKASLLPSHSESPDSDLMNQLSHEAFNCYRALITQPYFIDYFLQTSLVKEIASLNIGSRPASRKSLARIQDLRAIPWVFSWMQNRLMLPAWYGFGTAVEKLIADNPDNLAKLQHNAQHSAFMQAMLSNMAQVMAKTDIEIAQAYVELASDATEANAIFALITAEYHRSLKALLTLTNKETLLDDNRTLARSLALRLPYLNALNWLQVALLKQLREATTDEATSDNEASYTAVLNLVHLTINGIAQGLRNTG, from the coding sequence ACCTCAGAACCGGTCAAACAAACCATTAATAAGCTGTTAAATGGCGAAGACCCCCAGCAGACTATTCAAGCCATTTTGCCAACGCTCAACCATCAACAGCGCAAGAACCTCATTCGGGCTTGTGGCTTATTTGCGCAAGTATTTAACATCGCCGAAGACATGCACCATGAGCGTCGCCGCCTTGCCCACGAACAAGACGAATCTGCCTCAAAAAGTAGTTTTGCCCATGTGATTGATGAATTAAAAGCCCAAGGGATTGACAGCGATGAGTTGCAAGCACAGCTTGATGATACCTATATCAGTGCGGTATTGACCGCGCATCCGACCGAAGTGCAGCGTCAAACGATTTTATCACTGCGCCGTCAAATCCGTGCCTTACTTGAGCAATACCACACCGCGATTGGCTACCAACGTCATCGTATCGAGCAGCAACTAGAAGCCACGTTATTGTCGCAGTGGCAAACCAATGAAACCCGCCATTTTAAAATTACTGTCAAAGATGAAATCGACAATGGCATTGCCTATTTTGATTTAAGTTTTTTTGAAGCCTTGCCAAATTTATATCGCAAATTAGATTATCAGTTAAAAGAGCGTTTCCCCGATACTGACATGCCAAACTTACTTAATATCGGTGGTTGGATTGGTGGCGACCGTGACGGCAATCCATTCGTGTCAGCCGATACCCTTCGCTATGCGTTCAAACGCCAAGCGGCAACGGTGTTTTACTTTTATCGTGACCAACTGGGCAAGCTATACCAAGAGTTGCCGCTGTCTATCCGCCATGTCAAAGTGAGTGATGCGGTGCTGGCATTGTCCGAGCAATCCAAAGAAGATAATATCTCTAGAGAAGAAGAGCCTTATCGCCGCGCCATCGGGTTTATCTCGTCACGTTTAGTCGCTACCTCGCATACGTTTGATTTATCTTACGGTTGTCGCTTTGGGCTTAGTGAGCCCTACGCTGATTGTGACGAGTTTTTAGATGATTTGTATGTCGTTTATCAGTCATTGGTGGATAATGGCAGTGAGTTACTGGCTAACGAACGACTCACCGATATCATCCGCGCGGTGGAAGTATTTGGTTTTTATTTGATGCCATTGGACTTGCGCCAGTTTTCAGGGATTCATGCCGAAACGGTCCATGATTTGTTCAAACATGCCGATTTAGAAGATTATCTTTCTTTGTCTGAATCCGCACGTCAACGTGTGCTTCTGCGTGAATTGGCAACTGCGCGCCCTTTATACAACCCCTATATCACTTATGAGCCACAAACCCAGCGTGAGCTAGAGATTTTTCAAGCCGCAGCCGATATCAAAAATCGCTTTGGTGACAAAGCGATTACCCAAAGCATTATCTCTAATGCCGAACAAGTAAGTGATTTGTTGGCATTGGCGCTATTATTGAAAGAATCAGGGCTATTATTGGTCAAAGACGGCGTACCCATGAGCCGTATCAACATCGTACCTTTGTTTGAAACCATTGAAGCGCTGCAAAACAGTACCCGCATCATGAGTGAGTTACTGGATAAACCTTGGTATAAATCGGTGCTAGCCAGTCGTGACAATCTGCAAGAGATTATGCTCGGTTATTCAGATAGTAATAAAGATGGCGGTTATGTCACCAGTCAATGGTCGCTATACCAAGCTGAAATTCAGCTGGTGGAAATGGCAGAAAAATATGGCATTCAGCTGCGTCTGTTCCACGGTCGTGGTGGTAGCGTCGGTCGTGGTGGTGGTCCATCATTTGAAGCGATTTTGGCACAACCCGAAGGCTCAGTGGATGGTCAAATCCGCATTACCGAGCAAGGGGAAGTTATTACCGCAAAATATGCCGATGCGGGCAACGCGGAACGCAACCTTGAGACGCTGATTGCCGCAACGCTCAAAGCGAGCCTATTGCCAAGCCATAGCGAAAGCCCTGATAGCGACCTAATGAATCAATTATCGCATGAAGCCTTTAATTGCTACCGCGCGCTTATCACTCAGCCGTATTTTATTGATTATTTCTTGCAGACAAGTTTGGTTAAAGAAATTGCCAGTTTAAATATTGGCTCACGTCCTGCTAGCCGCAAGTCTTTGGCGCGTATTCAAGATTTGCGCGCGATTCCTTGGGTATTTTCTTGGATGCAAAATCGCTTGATGCTGCCAGCGTGGTATGGCTTTGGCACCGCAGTCGAAAAACTGATTGCAGATAACCCAGACAACTTAGCAAAACTGCAACACAACGCCCAACACAGCGCCTTTATGCAAGCCATGTTATCAAATATGGCACAGGTCATGGCAAAAACCGATATCGAAATCGCCCAAGCCTATGTTGAGCTTGCCAGCGATGCCACTGAAGCCAACGCTATTTTTGCACTTATTACTGCAGAATATCACCGCAGCCTTAAAGCCTTGCTGACACTGACTAATAAAGAGACGCTACTGGATGACAACCGTACATTGGCACGCTCACTTGCGCTACGCTTGCCGTATTTGAATGCGTTGAACTGGTTGCAAGTGGCATTATTAAAACAACTTCGCGAAGCGACGACTGATGAAGCGACTAGCGATAATGAAGCGTCTTATACTGCAGTGCTTAACTTGGTTCATTTAACTATCAATGGTATTGCCCAAGGCTTAAGAAATACCGGTTAG